CACCAGACAGAGGAGATCTAAGCAGGACAACCATCAGTGGAGATTGGGGAGTCtagtcaggggccccatgagttTTCATGATGGCCCTGGTTCTAAAGCTGCTTAGGTTTGGGGTTGATTCTGTTTCATTAAGCACAAGTTTGACTGGTCACATGTCACATATGTACCTGAGCAAGTGATTGGCTGCCAGTGACTGGGGTGCCATGACTTAGCTCAGTATGACATCACTCTCAGGGAAGCTCTGATTGGATGAAAGTTGCCAGGGAAGTTAACTTGAGGGCTCAGGTATGGATGGCAGTTATTTCCGTtcaggattcagaggtaagtggaactACTACAGAATCTGGGGGGGGAGATGACATATTACAAAAGGAGAATTAGGGATGGTTTGCCCCAAATGATTTATGGAAGCTTAGGGGAGTGAGGACAAACCACCCAAAACTACCCCTGGTACCAAAGCTCTCAAAATTGACCCCCATTGCCTGCTGTTGTATGTAtgcctgcctgtgtatggccaataTAAGAATCCCAATCacaacaattcatttctatgtcaATCACCTACACCCAAAAAGGGTTTTTAGCTATTACTCTGTAAAGTCCCCCCTACATGTGCATTTGGTAACCAGGACCACCCACACTTGGGTGGCAGGGGTGTCCAGGGTCCTTGATTGCACCAACCTTTTGTATCTCTCCTAATCAGCTTCATTCTATTAAATCTGCTACTGATTTGTGTGACTGGTTATTTATAGAGGGGCAAGCATATTCAGTAGTGCAGTACAATTGGGAAAAATAGTGAAAGGGAAAacccagtatatacagatatatatggcagagagggcTCAGCTCACAACTTCTCCTCTCTATTTTTCTCTCCCCATAAAGCGATTTGCgatatttcgagatttattagagtttttcattgaattgtcagcgacttgaagaagaccatttttttaattttacatcaaAGGCAGAAGGATAACtacaacttgcccaacccattgaGGATCATctggaggaaggtaaggatcctgcatttcccttctgtaaaatgttttacaaagtagatgaggctgaaaaaagacacacgtccatcaagcttaacctttttgtgtaactgctAGCAAAACCTCACTGACCCTAAAGCTAAACCTGTGCTTCTCTAGATacagctgaactacaattcccagcatcccctatgaGTTGTAACTCTAAGGCAATGTGTATTTCATGTTCCttgtatatttattgctacttttgaacTTTTATTAAGCCTCTCTTTAGTTATAAATGTCAACTGTGATTTGACATCTAGGGTCCCACTCATCCTACCAACTGTCAAAAGCAACTGTTAAAAGCAACTGTCACTAGCATCAGCACTAGTGTGgatgatacagtagaacccccattttacatgccctgattttaagttttcccttattttacattgttcttttgtattttatgcataatacatttccctgattttacatattttttttctggtcccctgaaaaatgtaaaatggggttctactgtatataagaaaGGGCTGCAATAGAAACAAAAGTAGCAAATGGCAGAAGAAACAAATGCCTAGCATTAGGAATTATTGTGTTATGGTGCAGGAGCACGAATCATAGCAcagctggttatgggaagcaggcacatTGGGTACATGCAGCAATCTCTGCATTAATAGGACAAATGAATCTCAAtgcatgatgggatctgtagtctTATCACAAGCCAGCCCAGATCCTGACATTATACAATACAATTCTAACTATCTTTTCTTGGCAGCATTTTTCCCTCTATGATATGTGTAAGGTATCACTCTTGGCTGTAGACATTGCCATGTTGCTAAATATAGCTTTAGATCCAGACATTATTCAATATTCCCATATATTTATGAGCCAGGGGCTTAGAGACCCCAGGGCAGGACTTAACTTTCTACAATTCCAGGGGTAAACCTGCAGCAAATAAGCACATACCTCAAATAACACTAAGTGGCCATGTAGATGGCATTATTACAATGTGTAATTGTAAATGGGAATAAGGAAGAATTTAAACAGGAAAAAGGAAGAGTTGAATGTTTTGTTTGGTCACTCAAAGACTTTTGCAGCTGCTGTTTAGTTGCTATAGTttaattaccataacaaccacacaccagtttggaaataaaattagTACATGAATAGATGGGCTCAAAATAAATAATACTAGTACTGGTTTAAACCAATGGGGATAAGAAGTgtgaaaatgtcataaaatgacTACTTTGCCCATATCAACTTCCCTTTCCCTACCTGCTCAGATGTGTAGCAGTGAGGTTACAGACAGGTGCTTGTCTTGAGCTTGtagtttaccagcagctacaaacAGTTGTATTCTTTATCTCCACTGAAGCAGCCACTtacaccaacctttttttttctcatacaggaGCGTCAAGATGGGTGCCGGACATTCTAACATCTTGCGTCGGCACCGGCATTCTGAGGTAAGGCAGATGGAAATATCAAGCTGTCGCTTCATGCCTGACGATTAGAGACCTTACCAACAGATAGAAAAGAAAATTCCTCAGATTATAAGAAATATTTCATAAACCCATTTGACAAACAGTTTTTCTGATGTTCATGACAAATATCATgtttcatagtaagttaggttgaaaaatgacacacatccatcaagttcaaccttttgacttttttcgccagttgatccagaggaaggcaaaaaaccccatttgaagcctctccaatttgcctcagagggggaaaatattccttcctgacaccAAAATGGTGATTGgtctagttcctggatcaacttgtactatgatcttccataaccctgtattcattcacttgctaaaaagccatccaactccttcttaaagaaggaaagtctaaaataaaataaagctttaattattggccataaaatgtaaatattattaccAGCAAGCATTTCTTCATTCCGTTTTTCATTCACTCTTGCGCTGTAATCGTTTTTCAAATAAGTGGCAAGCTGCACAGAAACGGATGTCTTTGCTCCAGTccataaatccttctaatcagggcacacgcatgcgcaatccgTCTAAGAGTGGCCCTGCGCAATCGCACTATGATCTCCTGTCTTCCCGAGAAGAGATGACGTTTAGGTCACGTGATCTGCCCATTCGTCATCCCCAAACTCTCTCTACCTGCATTTACTCCACCTTGATTGATGTTCCCCTTTGCCTGGTAACAAAGGGAAGCTTTGAAGCGAGCACAGGAACAGAGGACACGCAAATATACCCAGCGGGTCTGTAAAACATATTGTGGCACTTACAGGCTTATTCAATGTGCACTATAGATGCGACACCAATGCTTATCACTGTGTAGCGACGTATGCGCGCTTGTTTGGTTACACCACAGGGTCACAGAAGAGGCGCATGCGCACTAGAGAGCGCAGGGAGGCAATTcaaaaatggcggcgccaaagcTTACACTATAGAAAAATTTTGGAATGGAAGTGCACAAAACTGTAAAGCCATTGCAATTCTCAATgcggcgtttcaggaggggggatAATGGCAAAGAGAAAGAgggaggttattttttttaactttccttctcctttaaagctatctaatgtcagcctgtaccactgattcagggagagaattcacctgtaaaaaaaaccttccaaaccATTAGgaggaaactcttttcttctaattggaatgggtgacaaGCACTTAACCATTGTTTCGTAAATGTTTCCCATTCTCTATAGACTGTCGACATCAAACAGTCTCTTGATGCTTGTGAGCCCCAGGTAGGTGTCTCTCTTTCAGAAATGAAGCAGGAGTTGGTGAGAGTCATCCAGAAGGAGATGAAGATGGCAGCAGGGGCCGAAAATCTGTACCATGCCACCAAGGACAGAAAGACCAGAGCCCTGATGAAGGAGCTGAGGAAGAGCAGTGAGAAGAGGCTGAAAGCCCTTTACTCCTCTCTCCTCAAGCTCAATGAGGAGATAGTTCGGAGGGAAGCAGAGCATGTTCCAGGTGAGTCACAACAGGCTCTAGCCTCTTTTCTATTGGCATTATATGGGGTAACGTGTGTCATCCTAACATCCCATCCACTACCCCTTCATGGACATTAAACTAAGCCCCACAGAACTATAGATGAATTGTATGGCTTTTGCATGTACTCTTCAAACCACTGATTATTAATAGCATCTTACCAAATCAAGAAACATCCTTAAGCCTTAGGTTCAAgaaagtttttatatttgaaaattcattcactatgtttatttactgtctctttagatgCAGCAGTGGAGACTGCTAGTGACACTGGTGTAAACCTCCCAGCAAAAGAGGACAGCGCAGAAGAGGTTCAGGTCGTTTCAGAACCTGCCAGTGATTCTTTCCAAGTGAGTATTTTATACTGATGCCATTCATTTCTTGGCCAGAACATAAACATTGCTTTTATCATATCCATGTGATGCCAAATTCATTCATTGCACAATTGTCCCTTGTTTGCAGCATCAACATGACGAATCCACTGAAGAACCAGTGCCAGAGGTAGACGAGGTGCCTGAAGAGCCATCGGAGAGGTGAGGATATTGTGGAGTTTATTAGAGAACAGATTAAATCCCTACCCTATACTATCATCAAATAAAATCTTCACAATAACAGGATTATTCTTCTGATTAAAGTAAAGTATTAGATTGGCACAGAAGAGGACAGATGGTAATATGCACCTGCACTTTGGCTGGGAGATTACACAATACATAATTCAATAGCACAAAGCCACCTATGAATTATGGCTATGGGGTGCTGTGCTATTGAGGATTATGGAGAATGAATCGGCTAAGGGTAAAAAGAAACGCAAAATAACAAACTTACTTTTCCTTATAGTGAGATATCTGTGGATGAAGAAAACATCAGCCCAACTCCACCTGATGCAGCAGAAGGATGTCCACTGGCAGTGACAAAGGACCCACAGTAAGATGCAACCTGCACATGATGATTATTATGACtattaacatttcatttgaaataaaaatgagtttCATGTTGGGTATTTCTTTTTCAGAGCTTTGCAGTTGACCAACTACAGACTGCAAGACTTCAACCAACGTGGTTTCCTAGGCGAGGGCGGATTTGCCAAGGTAATATTAAACTTAATCCATAATTAGGATGACTATTGGCACATGCAAGAACAGTGGCTAAACAGTTAGTTCTGTTACCTTGCAATGCTGGGGGCAAGTATGGATCGATTCTTGCAGCTCTCTGAAAGGGGTATGGATGTTCTGCATGTATCTTCCTGCATTTCCTGAGAATCTCTCTTATTCCAGGTTCTCCTTGTTGAACACGCGGCAACCAAAAGATCCTATGCcctgaaaatcttgaaaaaggaGAGCATCACCTCCTCAAGGGGCATTGAAAGGTCAGTTTATGGAAATGATCATTTTAGCATGGTTGGCTTTGTTACTTACCCATGTCCCTTGTTCTGACAATGAATGCTTTTAATATTCAGGATCTTGCTAGAGAAACGGGTTGCTTTCGCCGTTGCTGACCACCCTTTCGTTGTGGATATCCACGCCACTTTCCAGTCAGAATACCATCTATTCTTTCTGATGGAGTACGTTGCTGGCGGCTGCTTAAAGACTTACCTGCAGAGGGAAGGTGCATTTGAACAACCAAGAGCTATGTAAGTACAAATTAACCTTTACCTAGAGTCATGCGGGGGCCATTCAGAAAAAGTAAGTAGTATACGGGGTCTGGCTCCTTGTTTATCTGACAAAGGCAAGAGGATGTAAGAAAACATCATTATTTGGAAAtacataacatatttatttaagcgGAGCTGCACGCAGAACATACCATGATAGTAAGTGGGTCTCTTGACTTACGGCGAGCCAGTAATATTTAGACAGAGATACACTACATTAACAAATATAGGACTATGTATTCAATAACCTAATGATGGGAGTCTCTTTGCAGGTTCTATGCTGCTTGCACGCtgatggccatttcctatttacaTGAAAATGACATCATACACCggtaagtatatttattattttcatgtacatggaacattttgcaatataaaatgtaagggaGCATTACTGCTAAACATATCATACAAAGGAATAGAAGTCAATATTAATATCCCCTGTAGAGCATGACCACAAGAGCAAGAgaacttcagccttgtgcttttaaaaGGCCATGGATCtactcagtgacttataatatccttatattttacaaaattaattgtattattcacgttacatcactaattatttccccttttgtCACAGTGTCCCAGATATGTTGTACTTTGCTAACTTTTGCTGTTGTTTTACCACAGAGATCTCAAGCCGGAAAACCTGCTCTTAGACAGCAGCGGATACGTTAAACTGGCTGATTTTGGGCTGAGCAAAGACGGTAAGGATTCTAATAAACTAACACATCAAAAAAAGGTTCAGTTTCACATAATGTTATTGAGGTTCATGAAGTGACTGACATTTGTAGTTTCATATTATGAGAAAGTGAGAGTGAACTTAAAGGAGGAAAgaaaaggtgaaatcactggagggtgccaaCTGTTAGGCATATCCCCCATTGATTAGCATCACTTAATGTTCAGTTTGTTTGCTGAGCATGCAGGTCAGGATGAAAAGAAAGctgaacagttactgtatgtgtCTAATGTGGCCCAGCAACTAGTGGCCAACTGGCTAAAAGGTTAGAGAGAGACGCAACATAGTGATTTGTGTTCTGGCTGTTACGTTAGACATGGGTTTACTCCAGCTattatggattacattttttggctgactatattgaaaacttttttttcacagacaatattttacccagtttcattttcaaactaaacattatTAAACTGAGTCGATacagataaataagccccaaatgATCATCCGTTTACTTACAATAACTGTTTTTTTCAGGAATTGGCTACGAAGGCCGAACAAGTAGCCTGAAAGGATCTTTTGGCTACATGGCACCAGAAGTCCTCGCCAGGGAGCCATACTCAAGATCTGTCGACTGGTGGTCTCTGGGCATTGTAATTTACGAAATGCTAGTTGGGGAGGTAAGTAGAAACCTTAATAACTGGACGGAATAGGCAACTGTTTATTAACTTAATAACATCAAGCTTCAGCTATATTAGTTACATATAGCCACAGAGCAATAAGTTGTTTGTGTGGCAGCATTTTTGCATTGATTGCATTTGTAGGGAATATAAATGGTATGCTAAGATATGCCCACTACAATCTATCCTTacaaacccccttaatgtatgtagCAACAGGTTTTGAAGCCTTCTTAGCCACTTACAACTGATTAGTTCTATAAACTATTGTAACAGAGAACTTTCTTATGTTCCACATTGCAGAAACCAATGCTGAGACCATCTACTGGTTTAGTCGTCCCGACGTTCCTGGCAGCGGATGCCGTCAACTTAATATCAGGGGTAAGTTACTCAGTAAGTTAAGGGCGCAAGCTGTGGTTTAACCAGTAGTTCATGAACAGGTAGCACTATCCTTGCATCCCTTAAATCATTTCCTTCCAATTTGTGCAGTCTAACTGTGTATTAGCCTTTATAGCCATTAACTGTCACACAGCGCTGCAACAGAGCATATCTGCTAATGTTTCTACGGTCATTCTCTTTCTTTGTAGCTCTTACAGCGGGACCCATTGAAGCGGCTGGGCTCAAGTGAAGAAGATGCATGTGATGTTATGCATCATTATTTCTTTCGAGTAAGTTCATCTTTCAGTCAACTTTTGGTAGCTACAGAAATgaactaagggtaaggccacacgtggagattcggcactgaggcaactttgggcgactattgaaaacgcaatcgccgcgtgtgcattagcgcaggcgacttttcattgtagcctatggggaaacccgctgaggcagttcggggagatagtcgctcaaaagacgaggggattagtcgccaggtgaaaAAATCTCAcggaatctcctcgtgtggactagccctaaaggtacAGATGAACTCCCAATGTTTATATGCTaatcaaacatattttaaataaaataaaagtgtaagTATGCTAAgtaacaattaataataaatgtttttttatattgtctattAACCAGAGCATTGACTGGATGGCTTTGCTAGAGAGAAGAATGCAGCCCCCGTTCATACCTGAGGATGTTAGACTTTCCGAGGATAAAGATCAACATCTAGTTCTAACTCCTCCCTCCGAGGGTTCCTTGGCCATGGAAAAGGAGATTGCGGAAGCCTTTAGGGACTTCGATTATACCGCAATGTAGAGCTCCAGGATCAACCTGCAATGCCAAAATCACCAGCGTGAGATCTTGATTTATATTTCCCTTCCTTCCTCTGCAGTAGGACCGGCGATGCCCCCCACTTGCAccacagctcaaccagcagtgcCCCTCCTCCTTCCacctccaccagcggtgcccctcCTCCTTCCACCACAGCTCCACCAGAGTTGAACCTCCTTTTACCACCATAGCTCCCCCAGCGGTGCTCCCCTACTTCAAACTAAAATATGGTATCATAAACAGGAGCAcacttaagccactcggtagacacagcattccttttcactccatccctcagtgtgcagaCGCCGGGGTCTGTGGGCTGCCGGGGTTTAATGAAATGGAatagaatgcagcattcaccaagcAGCTTAATGATGCTCATGTGTATGCTACCATATTGCTTTCTATCTTATCCTTCCTCCATAATACCACCAGCGGTGACCATCCCCTTTCAATAATAGTTACACCAGAGTTGcctttccatataaaatatggtatcatgAACTGGAACACcattaagccacttggtagacacTACAttacttttcactccatccctcagtgtTCAGACGCCGGGGTCTGTGGGCTGCCTGGGGTtttaatggaatggaatagaatgcagcattcaccaagcAGCTTAATGATGCTCATGtgtaagctgccatattgctttgtattttttttccttccacccTAATACCACCACCGGTGACCTCCCCCCTTAAATCAGTTACACCAGCTTTGCCTAccctttccatataaaatatggtttcatagacagaagcccccttaagccactcggtagaccctgcattctttttcactccatccctcagtgaGCAGACGCCGGGGTCTGTGAGCGCCTGAGGtttaatggaatggaatagaatgcagcattcaccaagcagcttaatgacgctcatgtgtatgctgccatattgctttctatTCTTATCATTCCACCATACCACCagcggtgacccccccccccctttaaatcagttacaccagcggtgcctcccctttccatataaaatatggtttcatagacagaaGTCcccttaagccactcggtagaccctgcattctttttcactccttccctcagactgtagaagccgggtctgcaggctgtgTGGTTTCCAATAGAATGGAACAGAATGCAGCGTTCACCTAGCAGCCTAAAAGGTGCTCATGTGTATGTTGCCATATTCTGTTTCCCTTACCCTATTTCCCTTAATTATATATATGACGcgttgatcctgggagcaaatccgattgccattaaggagtcaggaaggaatttttacctctagtttctcagaggttttttgccttcctcaggatcaaaaagcgtagttttttcatttttatcaataataaataaattattacatatttaattaacTTCCATGTCgctgtgtgtatttttattcctGGTATTGGTCTGTCTATTTTACTAGAGAGGGGGAGGGAGTAAAAAAATGGCTTGCAATAAAGAAACACTGAAAGGTTCAGTACCTGTGAGTGACACCAGTCCTACTGCAGGTATGGCTGCTCCACCTGGTATTCCTGGTATTGGTCTGTCTATTTTACTAGAGAGGGGGAGGGAGTAAAAAAATGGCTTGCAATAAAGAAACACTGAAAGGTTCAGTACCTGTGAGTGACACCAGTCCTACTGCAGGTATGGCTGCTCCACCAAGCATTATCACACTGGGCCGGAGAGTTTGTAATAGGTATTCTTTGCATTCTCCCACCATTCATCATCATGGTATGAAGGCTGAATGCTCAGTGCACCTGCTGGTACATCCACGCATCAAAAAGCTggagaagagaagaaaaataattaataaaataaactcaggGTTTAGTAACACTTGAATGTGTCACAGTAAGATTAAAACGTTATAAAATCACAAGACAAAATTATGAATGTATTTAAGGCCCTAAGGATATCTAAATTGTGAAATGTTGCAGCCGTATTCAGAATAAAGAATGGATCCCACTCTCCCTTTCATAGCTGGTCAGGTACCATCCCCATAGGGAATATAATGCACATGAGCAAACTCTTCAGAACTGAGCCCAAATCAGTGAAGGTTAACATGCACAacaaaatcttcatagtcagatgTGAAGATGCCTGTGTGCCTGTGGGTACAAAGCCTAAATCTATCCCTGTAGGGTTACTATGTAGTTGTTTCTCCTATTAACACAAAATATTGGTAGGTGAGCAGTAATGCACAGAATACA
The Xenopus laevis strain J_2021 chromosome 9_10S, Xenopus_laevis_v10.1, whole genome shotgun sequence DNA segment above includes these coding regions:
- the LOC121398985 gene encoding serine/threonine-protein kinase N2-like; the encoded protein is MLRPSTGLVVPTFLAADAVNLISGLLQRDPLKRLGSSEEDACDVMHHYFFRSIDWMALLERRMQPPFIPEDVRLSEDKDQHLVLTPPSEGSLAMEKEIAEAFRDFDYTAM